The nucleotide sequence ATCCCGGCCCGGCCCTCTTCCCCCGCATCCTCGCCACCCTCATGACCGCCTTCGGCGGGCTCCTGAGCCTGCGGGGGCTCTGGGCGCGGGATGCAAGCGACGCGGGGGCCTGGCGGTCCCTCCACCGCAACCCCGGCTTCCTCAACGCCCTGGTCGTGCTGGTGGGCGTCCTGGCCTACATCCTGCTCGTGGAGTGGCTGGGCTTCCTTCTCAT is from Candidatus Methylomirabilis sp. and encodes:
- a CDS encoding tripartite tricarboxylate transporter TctB family protein; its protein translation is PGPALFPRILATLMTAFGGLLSLRGLWARDASDAGAWRSLHRNPGFLNALVVLVGVLAYILLVEWLGFLLMGAAVLLGIMWRLKVPFPKAFLVAAVFTTIVHFLFAKILRVPLALGLLWW